TCGTAATATATACTCAGTACATATAAATATCAAGGCTACATTTCAATGTCATCTGACCTTCGATCCCGCAAGCGCCTCGCCACGCGACAAGGCATCTCCAATGCCGCCACGCGCCTCTTCTTCGAGCGGGGCTTCGATCATGTGACGGTGGACGAGATCGCGACAGCCGCCGACGTCGGGCGGATGACGGTGTTCAATCACTTTCCCCGCAAGGAGGATATGTTCTTTGACCGTGACGAGGAGGGCAGGGAGATCCTGCGCGACGCTTTGCGGCAGCGCGATGCTGGCATCGCTCCGATCGAGACCTTACGTCTGCTGGCGCATCGGCTGGTTGCGGAAGATAGCCCTTACGTCAGATTTTCTGCTGAGAGCCAAGGCTTCATAGAGACGATCGAGGGCAGCGAAACCCTCAAGGCCCGGGCCAGGGCGATACGCGACGAGATCGCGCAAGTGGTAGCGGTGGCGCTAGCCGAATGCGCAGGGCGGGAACCTGCCGATCCCGCCGCCCAGCTGGCGGCCAGCCTGCTCTTGGCGACCTGGACCGTGGCCCTGATCCAGGGGCACCGGACCTTTCGACAGAGGCGGGATACAGAGGAAGCGAAAGCCGTCTTTCTCGCTATTGTTGACAAGGGAACCATCGGTCTGAAAGCTACAATGGCCGGCACGCCCTACGCTTGAGCAATCAATCCCAGCCCGATGATGCTTGGCGCATAGCCGCTTCCTGAATGGACTTATTTTCAGCGGGCAATAATCCGGGCACAGGAATTACTTGATCATGTAGTATCTGCGAGGTGGCGATCAGTTATCTGAATCGATTTTTTTTCGATAAATGTCTCTCCAAGGAGGCGATATGAAGCGTGTTGTTGGCATCGGCGGCGTGTTTTTTAAAGCAAAGAATCCTGAAAAACTGCGCGAATGGTATCGGGATCATCTTGGTTTCAGCCTGGAAGAATGGGGCGGTGTGGTATTTCAACCGAATGCCGCCAATGGCCCCATCGACAAGGAAAAAACTGTCTGGTCCTTATTCCCAAGCGACTCAGACTATTTTGCACCGAGCACCCAATCTTTCATGATCAATTATCGCGTCGATGATTTACATGCTTTGCTGGCGCAGTTGCGCTCGGAAGGCTGCTCTGTCGATGCCAAGGTTGACGAATCGGAATTTGGCAAATTTGGGTGGGTGATGGATCCCGAAGGTAACCGGGTCGAGCTATGGGAAGCTCCAGGAACTTAAATTGTTATGTGTTCTATACAAGGCTGGCAATCGCTTGCGCAATCAGCAGGGGATCGCAGACCTGGTCTTGCTGAAAGCGGACAGGATCAGGCAAGTCATTATGCGGGTCCGTCAGAATCTCTCGTTTCGCTGGACAACGGCCCGGCGAAACGTCGATTTTTCAGTTGTTCATATTTCTCTGGCGAGTGCCGCCTTTCCTGGTGCGCGCAGATCTTAATTCTCCCAATTTCAATGGTGTCTCCCAGTTTTTACTAAAAATTCGCGAGAAAACATTAAGTCCACTTGTAAAAACAACAGGCCGGATAATTTGCGGAAAATCCATTGTAAACAACGGCCTGCCATCGCATTCATTGCGCCGCAACATGAGCGGAAAATCTTCCTGGTAATACCACTCAGATACAGGTTGACTGCAATTTTCCCGTCCTCTACAGTCATCAGGCAATATATTTCCATATGGAAATATATTGGATAGGTTACACGGATGCGAAAAACCCGGACCGGCAACTTTCTGCATCGATTTATGGCATCCCGGACCGCGCTCGCAACAAGCAAGTCCTCCCAATCTATCCAGGAGAATCAAGTGAAATCGAAGATGATAAAAGGATTCGCAATCAGTTGGTTTTCTCAGCGCGTGGCGCCGGCCCGGTTGCCACGGAAAGCGTGGTCAGCCAAGCCACTGCAACACCTGCCGCAACCTGCCGGTACTCTACCTGAAAGCACCGGCGTCAATTATGCGGTCGGCAACGTGGTCCGGCATACCAACAAGTTCATCTCGACTCTCGGACTATAACTAGGCACTTCGCACACCAAGCGGCCGAGCGCTGCAACACGACGGCCTGGGTATCTGCAATACCGGCTTTATGTTAGCGGTACCAATCGGCAATTACCCCACACCGAAGTAAAAATCGTATTGGAAAATATTTTGGAAACTACCGTTATCAGATATTTAGTAAAAAGCGTCACGCCTGTCCTCATCGGCATGTGCCTCCTGAGCAGCTGCAGCGACGGCGGCACATCCGGCTCGACGTCGGCTAGCGCCAGCTCGAAACTCGCTGCCAACGCCGGCGCTCCCTATGGCGGGACGCCATGGGCAGTTCCAGGGACAATCCAGGCTGAAAATTTTGATACCGGCGGACAGAATGTCGGTTACTACAATCAGGGCAATAACAACCAGGGCGGCCAGTATCGGAAGACGGAAGGAGTCGGTATCGAAGCGACCTCCGATACCGGCACTGGATATGACGTCGGCTGGACCACCGCCGGCGAATGGCTCAACTACACAGTCAATGTGGCGGCTGCCGGCAACTACACAGTGCAAGTCCGGGTCGCCAGCCAAGGGCAGGGCGGCACTTTCCATTTCAACGTAGACGGCGTGAGCGCTACGCCGGAATTGACGGTTCCGGATACCAAGGGCTGGCAGAACTGGCAAACGCTTTCCACCAACATGACGCTCAGCGCAGGGCAGCACGTGATCCAGCTGCACTTGGACAGCGCAGTCAACGGCGGCCTGGTCGGCAACTTCAACTGGTTCAGCATCGGCAGTGCATCGACGTCGACCGGACCTGTCGCGGTTCCCAAAACAGGGACCAAAAAAGTGTATGTCCATATGATGCCGTGGTTTGAAACCAATAGTTCGTCGGGCAACGGCGCATGGGGCCAGCATTGGACCATGGCGAATCAGAATCCGAATATCGTCGATGCAAACGGCAAGCGCCAGATCGCATCGTATTATTATCCGCAAACCGGACCGTACGCTTCCGGCGATCCGTACATCATCGAATATCAACTGCTCCTGATGAAATATGCAGGTGTCGACGGCGTCTTGATTGACTGGCCGGGCAGCCAGAATGTCTGGGATTATCCAAAGAACCGGCAGAATGCCGAGGCCATCGTGG
The sequence above is a segment of the Collimonas sp. PA-H2 genome. Coding sequences within it:
- a CDS encoding TetR/AcrR family transcriptional regulator, whose product is MSSDLRSRKRLATRQGISNAATRLFFERGFDHVTVDEIATAADVGRMTVFNHFPRKEDMFFDRDEEGREILRDALRQRDAGIAPIETLRLLAHRLVAEDSPYVRFSAESQGFIETIEGSETLKARARAIRDEIAQVVAVALAECAGREPADPAAQLAASLLLATWTVALIQGHRTFRQRRDTEEAKAVFLAIVDKGTIGLKATMAGTPYA
- a CDS encoding VOC family protein, translated to MKRVVGIGGVFFKAKNPEKLREWYRDHLGFSLEEWGGVVFQPNAANGPIDKEKTVWSLFPSDSDYFAPSTQSFMINYRVDDLHALLAQLRSEGCSVDAKVDESEFGKFGWVMDPEGNRVELWEAPGT
- a CDS encoding carbohydrate-binding protein, producing METTVIRYLVKSVTPVLIGMCLLSSCSDGGTSGSTSASASSKLAANAGAPYGGTPWAVPGTIQAENFDTGGQNVGYYNQGNNNQGGQYRKTEGVGIEATSDTGTGYDVGWTTAGEWLNYTVNVAAAGNYTVQVRVASQGQGGTFHFNVDGVSATPELTVPDTKGWQNWQTLSTNMTLSAGQHVIQLHLDSAVNGGLVGNFNWFSIGSASTSTGPVAVPKTGTKKVYVHMMPWFETNSSSGNGAWGQHWTMANQNPNIVDANGKRQIASYYYPQTGPYASGDPYIIEYQLLLMKYAGVDGVLIDWPGSQNVWDYPKNRQNAEAIVAQTAKMGLSFAMVYEDHNVGMAYDAGLIPNKIDAAKQDMAYLKNNYTTKSNYIQLNGAPLVMDFGPQTFLNGSDWNAILSAFSTPPTFLSLWYTIDKVGANGKGEFPWIFSDGMAGLDSFYNNRSLNIKFGVAYPGFNTFYSAGGWSGPAWTLPYGATFSTTLNKAIAAADVNNIQIATWNDYGEGTMIEPTQQFGYSFLTAMQQAFGVSSSQSELQLIYTLYQKRVKYSGNTGMEQKLDQAAGYLAAHQVSSAAAIINSI